ATTATCCTGATTTATTATATAAAAAATTAAAGGAGATCTCAGATCAGAACGATCCAAATATCGTACTATTGACTCCTGGAATTTATAATTCAGCCTATTACGAGCATACCACCTTAGCTAGGTTGATGGGAATAGAATTGGTTGAAGGAAGAGATTTGTTGGTAAAAGACCATCATGTCTATATGAAAACAACCAATGGATTAAAAAGAGTAGATGTTATATATAGACGTGTTGATGATGAATTTTTAGACCCATTAGAGTTTAATGCAAGTAGCACTTTAGGAGTGGCTGGTATTATGGCCGTCTATAGAAAAGGAAATGTTGCCATAGTAAATGCTCCTGGTACCGGTGTTGCTGACGATAAAGCTATTTATGTCTATGTTCCTGCCATGATAAAATACTATTTAAATGAAGAACCTCTTTTAAAAAATATAGAAACTTATCAATTGGCTAATCCTGAGGAATATAAACACGTAAAGAATAATATTAAAACCATGGTCATTAAAAAAACAGATGGTAGTGGTGGTTATGGAATGCTAATGGGTCATGAAGCAGATGATGAAGAAATAAAAGATTATTTTAATACCGTTGATAAAAATCCTGCTGGTTTTATTGCACAACCTATTCTAAGACTTTCTACAGCACCTTGCAGTATTGATGGGCAACTGACACCTCGTTGCGTTGATTTAAGGCCTTTTGCACTAAATGGAGTAGATGGAGTTGATATTACACCAGGTGGACTAACCAGAGTGGCATTGAAAAAGGGATCTTTGGTTGTAAATAGCTCACAAGGTGGTGGTAGTAAAGACACTTGGGTAATTGAATAATTTAATACATAGAAAAACATGTTAAGTAGAGTAGCAAATAACCTGATTTGGTTAGATAGATATATGGAAAGAGGTTATGGTATTTTAAGTTTACTTAAAGTAAATTTTTATGCCAATCAAGATTCTCCAGAATTATTTTCTTGGACACCAATCATTCACAATTATGATGTTGATGGCACCAACTTTAGTACAGAAGATGCTATTGAATGTATTGAACATATGGTATTTAATACAAATAATAGTAATTCTATTTTAAATATAGTTACCAAGGCTAGAGAAAATGCAAGAAGTGTTCAAGAGCATATTTCCAGAGAGATGTGGTTAAGTATTAATGATTATTATCTGTTTTTAATAGACAAAAACTTACCTAAAAAATTACAAGAAGAAGATCCATTGGAATTTTTGGACAATCTAAAATTTTTTCATCTAAATTATTATGCCAACATGGAAATTACCCAAGGAAGGGGGGCGTCTTATTATTTTCTAAATGTTGGTCGTTATTTAGAACGTGTTATTTTAATTTCAGAATTTACTGCTTTAAAACTAATGGAAATCAGTAAAACCACTGATAAATTAGAACAAAGTTTCTACTGGAAAAACCTTTTATTAAGTATAGGTGGCTACAGACATTATTTAAAAACACATAAATCTTCATTCGAGCAAGAAAATATCATCACCATGATTTTTCAAGATGAATTGTTTCCTAAATCTGTATATTATTGCATTAACAAACTCAATAAACATATCAATAGTCTCATTCAAAGT
The nucleotide sequence above comes from Aureibaculum algae. Encoded proteins:
- a CDS encoding circularly permuted type 2 ATP-grasp protein, yielding MKNEKQFSSYDLVANTWDEMYKNNTEIRAQYKIINTYLKSVSKEILDKKEELSKQLFMSQGVTFTVYSDNEGIEKIFPFDIVPRVILASEWDKIDKGIKQRLKALNLFIKDIYHDQFIIKDGIIPAGLIYDCPNYLREMMGVNVPHDIYVHIAGVDLIRNNDGEFYVLEDNLRTPSGVSYMLENREISKRIFPGILPKNNIRSVANYPDLLYKKLKEISDQNDPNIVLLTPGIYNSAYYEHTTLARLMGIELVEGRDLLVKDHHVYMKTTNGLKRVDVIYRRVDDEFLDPLEFNASSTLGVAGIMAVYRKGNVAIVNAPGTGVADDKAIYVYVPAMIKYYLNEEPLLKNIETYQLANPEEYKHVKNNIKTMVIKKTDGSGGYGMLMGHEADDEEIKDYFNTVDKNPAGFIAQPILRLSTAPCSIDGQLTPRCVDLRPFALNGVDGVDITPGGLTRVALKKGSLVVNSSQGGGSKDTWVIE
- a CDS encoding alpha-E domain-containing protein; the encoded protein is MLSRVANNLIWLDRYMERGYGILSLLKVNFYANQDSPELFSWTPIIHNYDVDGTNFSTEDAIECIEHMVFNTNNSNSILNIVTKARENARSVQEHISREMWLSINDYYLFLIDKNLPKKLQEEDPLEFLDNLKFFHLNYYANMEITQGRGASYYFLNVGRYLERVILISEFTALKLMEISKTTDKLEQSFYWKNLLLSIGGYRHYLKTHKSSFEQENIITMIFQDELFPKSVYYCINKLNKHINSLIQSNELEKNNLEFLLGKLESTIKYTTIESINAQGLDNFIKDIKEDIKNISLTVNTVYFSQVN